One genomic segment of Nitrospirota bacterium includes these proteins:
- the rpsG gene encoding 30S ribosomal protein S7 → MPRRRVAEKREILPDPKYNSKLVSKFISAIMEDGKKAVAEKICYGAFDIIKAKTGGDSLKVFKTAVENVKPAIEVKSRRVGGATYQVPVDIRPQRRVTLAFRWIIGYSRKRAEKTMKGKLASELMDAANNTGSSVKKKEDTHKMAEANKAFAHYRW, encoded by the coding sequence ATGCCACGAAGACGAGTTGCAGAAAAAAGAGAAATACTGCCAGATCCAAAGTACAACAGTAAGCTTGTGAGCAAGTTTATAAGTGCAATAATGGAAGATGGTAAAAAAGCAGTGGCAGAAAAGATATGTTACGGCGCATTTGATATAATAAAAGCAAAGACCGGAGGCGACTCTCTCAAGGTTTTTAAGACTGCAGTTGAAAATGTAAAGCCTGCCATCGAGGTCAAGTCAAGAAGAGTTGGTGGTGCTACATATCAAGTCCCGGTTGATATAAGACCGCAGAGAAGGGTAACTTTAGCCTTCAGATGGATTATAGGTTATTCGCGCAAGAGGGCGGAAAAGACAATGAAGGGAAAGCTGGCATCTGAACTTATGGATGCTGCCAATAACACAGGGTCTTCTGTTAAAAAGAAGGAAGACACCCATAAGATGGCTGAAGCCAATAAGGCATTCGCCCATTATAGATGGTAA
- a CDS encoding outer membrane beta-barrel protein: MKKLTLRLLPILAFLLFWDISAYAELLGDRIKPFLSVKEIYDSNIFKVKDEEQLRSLIGDDQLSDFVTIFTLGTGLNFQISRQEIDILLKKDFLRYGHYTSQNAQQDEVKGNISLRILDRISAKITGDYTKSLEPREYYRTQEKVERTTKVGGASLGYDLPSNFSIHAGFRQEEVDFSIPELENRERTDKSYSGTLAYSPSTETKFEIAYERHDFDYEIPQYIGGRLVSNDSTGDAIKAIFTRKFSPKTAISLSAGYLWRKFDEFSARDFQGTTGKAEVNYGITEKLVLYAMAERKLYEELFLDQTYSVNESFGLGAAYKPTEKIETFVYGSTSKRSYKGEADIITTTYPPRKDRTNEIKTGMGWYPVIRLGLTLLYRYTTRNSNLDMYDYRSHGVELGVSYKF, translated from the coding sequence GTGAAAAAATTGACTCTGAGATTGTTACCCATTTTAGCTTTTTTATTATTTTGGGATATCAGCGCCTACGCTGAACTCCTCGGCGATAGAATCAAACCTTTCCTCTCAGTAAAAGAAATCTATGACAGCAATATCTTCAAGGTAAAAGACGAGGAGCAGTTAAGAAGCCTTATCGGAGATGATCAGCTTTCGGATTTTGTGACCATCTTTACTCTGGGCACAGGCCTTAATTTTCAGATAAGCAGGCAGGAGATAGACATCCTCTTGAAAAAGGATTTCCTGCGCTACGGCCATTACACCAGCCAAAATGCCCAACAGGATGAGGTTAAAGGGAATATATCCTTAAGGATATTAGACCGCATCAGCGCTAAGATAACCGGGGATTACACTAAATCCCTTGAGCCGAGGGAGTACTACCGGACTCAGGAGAAGGTTGAGCGGACAACTAAGGTTGGCGGCGCATCACTGGGTTATGACCTGCCGTCGAACTTTAGTATTCATGCTGGATTCAGGCAGGAAGAGGTGGATTTTTCAATCCCTGAATTAGAGAACAGGGAGAGGACGGACAAAAGCTATTCAGGGACTTTAGCTTATTCTCCATCCACTGAGACTAAATTCGAGATTGCTTATGAGAGGCACGACTTTGATTATGAGATACCTCAATACATAGGTGGAAGACTGGTTAGTAACGACAGCACAGGAGATGCCATAAAGGCCATATTCACCAGGAAGTTCAGCCCAAAGACCGCAATATCTTTAAGTGCAGGGTATCTCTGGAGAAAGTTTGATGAGTTTAGTGCAAGAGATTTTCAGGGCACTACTGGTAAAGCCGAAGTTAATTATGGCATCACAGAAAAGTTAGTTTTATATGCCATGGCAGAAAGGAAATTATACGAAGAACTCTTCCTTGATCAGACTTACAGCGTAAACGAATCCTTTGGATTGGGCGCTGCCTACAAACCAACCGAAAAGATAGAAACCTTTGTCTATGGCAGTACTTCAAAAAGATCCTATAAAGGTGAAGCCGATATAATAACTACGACTTATCCTCCAAGAAAAGACAGGACAAATGAAATTAAGACAGGGATGGGATGGTATCCAGTCATAAGGTTAGGCTTGACCTTACTTTATCGGTATACAACAAGAAATTCCAATCTTGATATGTATGACTATAGATCTCATGGTGTAGAGTTAGGCGTGAGCTATAAATTTTAG
- a CDS encoding 30S ribosomal protein S12, with translation MPTITQLIKHSREEVVKRTKSPALRNCPQKRGVCTRVYTTTPKKPNSALRKVARVRLTNGMEVTAYIPGVGHNLQEHAIVLIRGGRVKDLPGVRYHIIRGALDTLGVADRRRSRSKYGAKRPK, from the coding sequence GTGCCAACAATTACTCAATTAATCAAGCATAGCAGGGAGGAAGTTGTTAAGAGGACAAAAAGCCCTGCACTTAGAAATTGTCCCCAGAAAAGAGGGGTGTGTACAAGGGTTTATACGACAACTCCTAAAAAACCTAACTCGGCTTTAAGGAAAGTTGCCAGGGTCCGTCTCACCAACGGTATGGAAGTCACTGCCTATATACCTGGCGTTGGCCATAACCTCCAGGAGCATGCAATAGTCCTTATAAGAGGTGGCAGGGTGAAGGACCTGCCAGGTGTAAGGTACCACATTATAAGAGGTGCTCTCGATACCCTTGGCGTTGCAGACCGCAGACGCAGCCGGTCAAAATATGGCGCTAAGAGGCCTAAGTAA